One genomic region from Nymphaea colorata isolate Beijing-Zhang1983 chromosome 10, ASM883128v2, whole genome shotgun sequence encodes:
- the LOC116263008 gene encoding dormancy-associated protein homolog 3-like — protein MGLLDQLWDETLAGPRPESGLSKLRKFNGRQASGKETIIGADRCTMGQMDRGDCSEEVGKVTRSIMIVRPGPLASAGNGGTPPASPAGSASSPLSPLSSFFQGVREGEMNRGRRKSMSDAYQRGKVTGEVDGWRNSSSLE, from the exons atgggtttGCTGGATCAGTTGTGGGACGAGACACTGGCCGGACCTCGGCCGGAAAGCGGCCTGAGCAAGCTCCGGAAGTTCAACGGACGGCAGGCCTCTGGAAAAG AGACGATCATCGGGGCCGATAGATGTACGATGGGCCAGATGGACCGCGGCGATTGCTCGGAGGAGGTCGGGAAAGTCACGCGGAGCATCATGATCGTGCGGCCGGGTCCCCTCGCCTCCGCCGGAAACGGCGGAACCCCGCCGGCCTCCCCGGCGGGGTCGGCATCGTCTCCGCTGAGCCCGCTCTCGTCCTTCTTCC AGGGAGTCAGAGAAGGAGAGATGAACAGGGGGAGGAGGAAGTCCATGTCCGACGCCTACCAGAGAGGAAAAGTAACAGGAGAAGTGGACGGCTGGAGGAACTCTTCTTCCCTTGAATAA
- the LOC116262990 gene encoding O-fucosyltransferase 36-like: MMMEGDSDGEDDRHRLIERPQEEVRKIQRSNFEIGEEVRRVPRFRPFRTINKWYLVAIFVPVILVVVFFSLGSSKLVGDFPSLSFKSAPYSAADRMRESELKALYLLRQQKLGFARLWNLTSVNSLASNASHLSSSNSTANVSDSAKSKVHEPSILMDDLRSELLSQIRINEEIQHTLLSSHVSGNESEFLEYASPDFDVNGGNMINRCRKVDYPANLKTIEWKPDPKKFLLAICISGQMSNHLICLEKHMFFAALLGRTLVFPSSKIDYQYERVLDINHINDCFGGKVVLTFEEFAEKRKGRLHIDRFICYISNPPCYMDEDHIKKLERVGISMGKPTAAWPKDSEENRRADDIVGKFSCADEVLAVGDLFYAKVEEEWVMQTGGPIKHKCKSVIQPNRLIILTAQRFIQTFLGENFIALHFRRHGFLKFCNAKKESCFFPIPQAAKCILQNVEKTNAPVIYLSTDAAESETNLLQSLIVLDGNVVPLVKRPSHTSVEKWDALLYRNHLGSDDQVEAMLDKTICAMSSVFIGASGSTFTEDILRLRKDWRSASVCDEYLCQGRRPNFIADLE; encoded by the exons ATGATGATGGAGGGGGATTCTGATGGGGAGGACGACCGGCACCGGCTGATTGAACGGCCACAAGAGGAAGTGAGGAAGATCCAGCGGTCGAACTTCGAGATCGGCGAGGAAGTTCGGAGAGTACCGAGATTCCGGCCGTTCCGAACGATCAACAAGTGGTACCTCGTGGCAATCTTTGTTCCCGTCATCCTCGTCGTCGTTTTTTTCTCATTAGGCTCCAGCAAGTTGGTTGGAGATTTCCCTTCTTTGAGTTTCAAGAGCGCTCCTTATTCGGCTGCGGATCGGATGCGGGAATCGGAGTTGAAGGCCCTCTACTTGTTAAGGCAGCAGAAACTGGGGTTTGCACGGCTATGGAATCTTACTTCAGTAAATTCGCTGGCATCAAATGCTTCGCATCTCTCCAGTTCCAATTCCACTGCAAATGTGAGTGACTCCGCTAAGAGTAAGGTGCATGAGCCCTCGATCTTGATGGATGATCTCAGATCTGAATTGCTTAGCCAAATTaggataaatgaagaaattcaacACACATTGCTATCTTCTCATGTAAGTGGGAACGAATCTGAGTTCCTCGAGTATGCTTCCCCTGATTTTGACGTCAATGGGGGGAACATGATTAATAGATGCAGAAAAGTAGATTATCCGGCGAACTTAAAGACGATTGAATGGAAACCAGACCCTAAGAAGTTTCTTTTAGCGATCTGCATATCAGGACAGATGTCGAACCATTTAATTTGCTTAGAGAAACACATGTTCTTTGCAGCTCTTCTTGGCAGGACATTGGTCTTCCCAAGCTCTAAAATCGATTATCAATACGAGAGGGTTTTGGATATCAATCATATAAATGACTGCTTCGGTGGGAAGGTTGTATTGACGTTTGAAGAATTTGCGGAGAAGAGAAAGGGTCGATTGCATATAGATAGGTTTATCTGTTACATCTCAAATCCGCCTTGTTATATGGATGAAGATCATATAAAGAAACTGGAAAGAGTAGGCATTTCTATGGGCAAGCCGACGGCAGCATGGCCTAAAGATTCGGAGGAGAATCGTCGAGCTGATGATATTGTAGGGAAGTTTTCGTGTGCAGATGAAGTTCTTGCAGTTGGCGACTTGTTCTACGCGAAGGTAGAGGAAGAATGGGTCATGCAAACGGGAGGACCCATCAAGCATAAATGTAAGAGCGTCATACAGCCAAATCGTCTGATTATTCTCACTGCACAGAGATTCATACAGACTTTCCTGGGAGAGAATTTCATAGCTTTGCATTTTAGGCGCCACGGATTTTTGAAGTTCTG CAATGCAAAAAAGGAGAGTTGCTTCTTTCCCATCCCTCAGGCAGCGAAGTGTATTCTTCAAAACGTTGAGAAGACAAATGCTCCGGTCATTTACCTTTCCACTGATGCAGCTGAAAGTGAAACTAATCTGCTACAATCTCTAATAGTCCTTGATGGCAATGTCGTGCCCTTGGTTAAAAGGCCTTCTCACACTTCAGTTGAGAAATGGGATGCCTTACTATACCGGAACCACCTTGGCTCTGATGAccag gTTGAAGCCATGTTAGACAAGACGATCTGTGCGATGTCCTCTGTGTTCATTGGTGCATCCGGATCAACATTTACTGAGGACATACTCCGGCTAAGAAAAGATTGGCGATCGGCTTCAGTTTGTGATGAATATCTTTGTCAAGGTAGGCGACCAAATTTCATTGCAGATTTGGAGTGA
- the LOC116263048 gene encoding 3-ketoacyl-CoA synthase 7-like yields MLFSLLLQSIFNQLQETEVTNLYCFIATLLGVVIVYFLTKKIDVYLVDFVCYQPPDDCRETIATYHEHMRVIKHFDDESMEFQLKILRSSGIGNESCAPFGLHQLPPDLSLAASIEEVETIAFSVAEDLFDKHNINPKSVDILISNCGHFSPTPSICSMIRNRFDMKSNLMSFNLSGMGCSSGIISICLAKDLLRVHKNSLALVLSFEAISSSGYRGKIRSMLLTNCLFRMGGAAILLGNRVHDKEKAKYVLEHAVRSHGGADDDAHGCVTQQTDRDGEVGFFLSKKIMIVAKDVLEANILAMGPLILPLLQKIRWQGHHKCN; encoded by the exons ATGCTGTTCAGCTTGCTGCTACAATCTATATTTAATCAACTTCAGGAAACTGAAGTCACTAACCTCTATTGTTTCATCGCAACACTGCTAGGGGTCGTGATTGTTTATTTTCTTACAAAGAAAATTGATGTTTATTTAGTAGACTTTGTATGTTATCAGCCACCAGATGACTGCAGAGAAACAATTGCTACTTACCATGAGCATATGAGGGTCATTAAACATTTTGATGATGAAAGCATGGAGTTTCAGTTAAAGATTCTTAGAAGCAGTGGAATTGGAAACGAGTCCTGCGCGCCCTTCGGACTTCACCAATTACCTCCTGATCTTTCCTTAGCAGCTTCAATAGAAGAGGTTGAGACCATCGCATTTTCAGTAGCAGAAGATCTCTTCGACAAGCACAACATAAATCCGAAGTCCGTTGACATCCTAATTTCAAACTGCGGGCATTTCAGTCCTACTCCATCTATTTGTTCTATGATCAGAAATAGGTTTGACATGAAGAGTAATTTGATGAGTTTTAATCTCAGTGGAATGGGATGCAGCTCTGGGATAATTTCTATATGTCTAGCTAAGGATCTGCTAAGAGTTCACAAGAACTCTCTAGCCTTGGTTCTTAGCTTTGAGGCAATAAGTTCATCTGGTTATCGAGGAAAAATTAGATCTATGCTGTTAACCAATTGTCTGTTCAGAATGGGTGGTGCTGCAATACTGTTGGGGAACAGAGTACATGATAAAGAGAAGGCAAAATATGTACTTGAACATGCTGTGAGAAGTCATGGTGGGGCAGATGATGATGCTCATGGATGCGTAACCCAACAGACAGATCGAGATGGTGAGGTTGGTTTTTTTCTATCAAAGAAGATAATGATTGTAGCCAAGGATGTGCTTGAAGCTAACATCTTAGCAATGGGTCCTCTCATTTTACCACTTTTACAAAAGATCAG GTGGCAAGGCCATCATAAATGCAATTGA
- the LOC116263040 gene encoding O-methyltransferase 1, chloroplastic, giving the protein MGHCAFAVSSNLISFPLRVLEGRGRKRVIDAHTGCTRIKATVSRHDEDDHHWLLHAATLAASIRYGESFKPSPLFHDPYAGCFISPDDHLEVEYPTSFFSADHYCLATKFIDETLLNAVGGSDGVRQVVLLTDGMDARPYRLRWPSSTLIFDISPTKVFNIASQKLEGVGAKIPRRCMLSHIPSESTYILGALRRKGFDGDKPSIWVIQGLPIETLSRFKDILIVVSSLAVKGSFFLGELPLKLAETHADVKDGVLRWVDSLFMGNGFRVNIISYDQVAQNFRCDYPTGSCRNILFVAQQLRFSDDQMDSWRRELQRAEDDGDEEGFEDM; this is encoded by the exons ATGGGGCATTGCGCTTTTGCTGTGAGCTCCAACCTCATTTCTTTCCCACTGCGCGTATTGGAAGGAAGGGGCAGGAAGAGGGTGATTGACGCTCATACTGGGTGTACTCGAATAAAAGCGACGGTCTCAAGACATGACGAAGATGACCACCATTGGTTGCTTCATGCCGCCACGCTTGCCGCTTCGATACGATACGGGGAGTCCTTCAAACCCA GTCCTTTATTTCATGATCCATATGCTGGTTGCTTTATATCGCCCGACGATCATTTGGAAGTAGAGTACccaacatcatttttttctgcAGATCATTACTGCCTTGCAACAAAATTCATTGACGAAACTTTGCTCAATGCAGTTGGTGGTTCTGATGGAGTTAGGCAG GTTGTTTTGCTTACAGATGGCATGGATGCCCGCCCATACAGATTGAGGTGGCCGTCTTCTACattgatatttgatatttcTCCAACAAAAGTTTTTAACATTGCTTCTCAAAAACTGGAAG GTGTTGGAGCAAAGATTCCAAGAAGGTGTATGCTTTCCCATATTCCTTCAGAATCCACGTACATACTTGGGGCTCTGCGGAGAAAAGGTTTTGACGGTGACAAGCCAAGTATATGGGTGATTCAG GGATTGCCCATTGAGACATTATCAAGATTCAAGGATATTCTTATCGTTGTTAGTAGTTTAGCCGTGAAAGGAAGCTTTTTCTTAGGAGAATTGCCTCTGAAGTTGGCAGAAACACATGCAGACGTTAAG GATGGTGTGCTCAGATGGGTGGACAGCCTTTTCATGGGAAATGGTTTCCGAGTGAATATCATATCATATGATCAGGTTGCTCAAAACTTCCGTTGTGATTATCCAACAGGAAGCTGCAGGAACATCCTTTTTGTGGCACAGCAGTTACGCTTCTCTGATGATCAG ATGGATTCTTGGAGGAGGGAATTACAGAGAGCAGAAGACgatggagatgaagaaggaTTTGAGGATATGTAG
- the LOC116263042 gene encoding uncharacterized protein LOC116263042 isoform X1 → MPLYDNPISGATDPSPIQIKHHQTLTSYSRKSLSSKWEEAEKWVKTSPLNHLRSTDSPHSTESDKRTGKSLPSLVTLPHPSRPMRISIHDGLPRHSFKERFTDIGKEHYDDLEYVEDGRAATNRETQSRQSSSPTRENTPAAGSTVFSSSGVFDGSLLNNWNLREEEKEEVEWNSLEDGVTGIKNYLPEEESRKCCTRCRRENAKVQAWINLQDAKAEAELKKMELKIERMRANMEDKLMKKMAAVEKKAAKWRGAAAANHAHHIPLVSQKSETMKSAADFSC, encoded by the exons ATGCCTCTCTATGACAACCCCATTTCAGGAGCTACAGATCCTTCCCCCATTCAAATCAAGCACCATCAAACCTTAACCAGCTATTCGAGGAAGAGTCTTTCTTCCAAATGGGAAGAGGCAGAGAAATGGGTGAAAACCAGCCCTCTGAATCATCTTCGTTCTACAGATTCACCACATAGCACCGAATCAGACAAAAGAACTGGTAAGAGTCTCCCGTCGCTCGTTACGCTCCCTCATCCAAGTCGGCCCATGAGAATCTCCATACACGATGGCCTGCCAAGGCATTCTTTCAAAG aGAGGTTTACAGATATTGGTAAAGAACACTACGATGACTTGGAATACGTAGAAGATGGTCGAGCGGCAACAAACAGAGAAACGCAGAGCAGACAAAGTTCTTCCCCTACTAGAGAGAACACTCCGGCTGCAGGTTCTACAGTCTTCAGCAGCAGTGGGGTGTTTGATGGGAGCTTATTGAATAACTGGAACctgagagaggaagaaaaggaagaagtggAGTGGAACAGTTTGGAAGATGGTGTTACTGGAATAAAGAATTATTTGCCAGAGGAAGAGAGCAGAAAATGCTGCACTAG GTGTCGAAGAGAGAATGCAAAGGTACAAGCTTGGATAAACCTGCAGGACGCCAAGGCTGAGGCTGAGCTGAAAAAGATGGAG CTCAAAATAGAGAGGATGAGAGCAAACATGGAGGACAAGCtaatgaagaagatggcagcgGTTGAAAAGAAAGCAGCCAAATGGCGAGGAGCAGCAGCTGCAAATCACGCCCACCACATCCCGCTGGTCTCTCAGAAATCAGAAACGATGAAATCAGCAGCTGATTTTAGCTGTTGA
- the LOC116263042 gene encoding uncharacterized protein LOC116263042 isoform X2 — protein sequence MPLYDNPISGATDPSPIQIKHHQTLTSYSRKSLSSKWEEAEKWVKTSPLNHLRSTDSPHSTESDKRTERFTDIGKEHYDDLEYVEDGRAATNRETQSRQSSSPTRENTPAAGSTVFSSSGVFDGSLLNNWNLREEEKEEVEWNSLEDGVTGIKNYLPEEESRKCCTRCRRENAKVQAWINLQDAKAEAELKKMELKIERMRANMEDKLMKKMAAVEKKAAKWRGAAAANHAHHIPLVSQKSETMKSAADFSC from the exons ATGCCTCTCTATGACAACCCCATTTCAGGAGCTACAGATCCTTCCCCCATTCAAATCAAGCACCATCAAACCTTAACCAGCTATTCGAGGAAGAGTCTTTCTTCCAAATGGGAAGAGGCAGAGAAATGGGTGAAAACCAGCCCTCTGAATCATCTTCGTTCTACAGATTCACCACATAGCACCGAATCAGACAAAAGAACTG aGAGGTTTACAGATATTGGTAAAGAACACTACGATGACTTGGAATACGTAGAAGATGGTCGAGCGGCAACAAACAGAGAAACGCAGAGCAGACAAAGTTCTTCCCCTACTAGAGAGAACACTCCGGCTGCAGGTTCTACAGTCTTCAGCAGCAGTGGGGTGTTTGATGGGAGCTTATTGAATAACTGGAACctgagagaggaagaaaaggaagaagtggAGTGGAACAGTTTGGAAGATGGTGTTACTGGAATAAAGAATTATTTGCCAGAGGAAGAGAGCAGAAAATGCTGCACTAG GTGTCGAAGAGAGAATGCAAAGGTACAAGCTTGGATAAACCTGCAGGACGCCAAGGCTGAGGCTGAGCTGAAAAAGATGGAG CTCAAAATAGAGAGGATGAGAGCAAACATGGAGGACAAGCtaatgaagaagatggcagcgGTTGAAAAGAAAGCAGCCAAATGGCGAGGAGCAGCAGCTGCAAATCACGCCCACCACATCCCGCTGGTCTCTCAGAAATCAGAAACGATGAAATCAGCAGCTGATTTTAGCTGTTGA
- the LOC126410458 gene encoding uncharacterized protein LOC126410458 encodes MGPDPRTHRLVVSGSRFESDSDDAIPAFMVYQKEAFGGKRVRGNGIDRLPISLSFPPIGRVFFLSSLGFPPWPIPINPGRCPTRRRRKHPSRDGSDGGSSEGEEEEEAAVAEEEDEEEIEAVGRTAGPGEEEDEVMVNESVEGADVHGDGKRSETEDDGEGEEVLRLSDIRLLLTAHDFYSTSSTDLVQSAIFTFLLSWSHDQKNFMNCRLL; translated from the exons ATGGGGCCGGACCCGCGGACCCACCGGTTGGTCGTGTCGGGTTCACGGTTCGAATCGGATAGCGACGACGCGATTCCCGCATTCATGGTCTACCAGAAGGAGGCATTTGGCGGGAA ACGAGTGCGAGGGAATGGGATCGATCGACTCCCGatttccctctcttttcctcCGATCGGGAGGGTTTTCTTTCTGAGTTCGCTAGGGTTTCCGCCATGGCCAATTCCAATAAATCCCGGCCGTTGTccgacgaggaggaggaggaaacaCCCTTCCCGCGATGGATCCGATGGCGGATCGTccgagggggaggaggaggaggaagctgCGGTCGCGGAAGAGGAGGACGAGGAGGAGATCGAGGCGGTGGGTAGGACGGCTGGTcccggtgaggaagaagacgagGTGATGGTCAATGAATCGGTCGAGGGCGCGGATGTGCATGGAGATGGAAAGAGGAGCGAGACGGAGGACGACGGGGAGGGAGAAGAG GTGCTTAGGTTGTCTGATATTCGTCTCCTTTTAACAGCTCATGACTTTTATAGTACGTCGTCTACGGATCTTGTTCAGTCTgcaattttcacttttttgttgTCTTGGAGTCACGATCAAAAGAATTTCATGAATTGTAGGTTGTTGTAA